The DNA segment TACCGCTAAGTCGTAGTCACTCTCTGCGGAAAAGTTGCCTTTTGCTCTAGAGCCATACAGCCAAAGTGCTGCGATATCATTATCTTTTTGTGCTAATGATATTAGCCCATTAATAATAGGATCGTTCATTTAAGTTTTATACCAGCTGTAAAATATATCTAACGTAAATATGAGTAATAATAACTTAGATAGAAGTAGAAATATAATCATTTTCCAAGTCACATGCTAAGCGGTATCCTTATTGGCGATGCAAGTGTTCAGCTGCTATCTTTGAATCATATATTCAAACGTTAGGAGAGTATATGCTATCAACCGAAAACATCATCACGCAAGTGAAACGTAGTGTTCAGCTGCTATCTGCAACCTACATTGTTCTATTTGGCTTATTGTTTACTGTCACTATGATAAGCGGCTATTACAATATACCGATATCGTCGTTTACCCGTGATCCAACTGTGGTGCTGGGGGGGCCTTCGTATATTGGTTTTATATCTAACATAGGTATATTATTTTGGGCTTTTACTGCAGCAATCTGTCTTTTTTCTTCAGTTATTCATAAGCATAGCAATAACCAAACCACCTCTAAATTTTTGCTTTACTCAGGTTTACTTACCTTGTGGTTGTTATTGGATGATATGTTTATGTTGCATGATTCATTGTTACCGAATCATTTGATGATACCTGAAAAACTGGTTTACTTAGGCTACGTAACAATCGTTCTAGCCTATTTGGTGAAATTCAGAACTGAAATATTAAACCACGAGTACGCAACTTTATTTATCGCTTTTAGTTTCTTTGCACTGTCAGTGTTGGCTGATTTATTGTTAGAACAACAAGGGTTTGAATTTTTGCTCGAGGATGGCTTGAAGTTATTCGGGATTGTTACCTGGTTTATATTTTTTTTCAGAACATGCCGAGTTTATCTTCAACGGGAGGACGTGTGAAAATGAGTCAGTAACTATGGATTAGTAACAACGACTCAGTAATCATTAAACACAAATAATCAGTGGCAGTCATAAACACACATACAGTTCCCTTGTCATGTGTGTTTTCGGTGTGCATTGTTGCAGACGGTATCGCCTAATTAAACAACTACGTATTGTTTTGCTTGTCTTGCTTCAACGATATATCTTCTTTTTAGCTTTTTAGCCATGTCTGGTGTTAGATCTGAATGCAACATTTCTAACGTGCTTTGACCTTTACTTTTCAGGTACGCGACAACTAATGGACGTGTTGGATCTGCGTGATTTTTAGCCCATTCATAGCTTTTCACTGCGTTTGCTGGTGGCGTTTTTTTCGCTGCGATATACACACTACCATCAGGAAAAGATACACGGTAAATATTGATCATTTTGTTCTCACTTTAATCTTCGTCATCAAAATACTAAATTTTATCGATCTAGTATGACAGCTTTTGGAGTGTTAAACATAATTACTTAGATCTCGCACCGAGCCAATTGTACTTATTGCTTGAATCCAGAACCACTTATTTAATGCAATAGGTATTAAACGCGGATGGTTTAAGTAATTAACCCGCTTGTATCGACATAATCTGGGTCATACCGTTGGCATTGTCTGTTATGTACACCCGAACCGACATTGTACCGTGAGGTAAATTATTGAGTTTAACGAGGTGAATCCATATATTAATGAATGAGCGATGATTACAGTTTTAGTGGTCATCGCTTTTTTATGACGGAAAACATAATGTTAATAAGGAAACGAATAGTAATTTATATTAGACTCGTAAACATATATTAGCGTGTTGAATTAACTCATGGAGTAATAATGGCATTTTATGATAAACCGGCTGAAATATCAGCTTTTAATGCAAAATTTGAAGCGCAGAAAATCGCATTTGCACCAGTGGCGTTTCAAGTGGCGCGCTGTTTATTAAAATTTGATATTTTAAAAGCAGTTGATGACGCAGGTAAACAAGGCATCAGTTTATCAGCATTGACAGACAAGCTCGACACCAGTGAATACGGTATCAGTGTATTGCTTGATATGGGACTAAGCATGGGGCTAGTGTGGCAACAAGATGACAACTTTATTTTAGATAAAGTGGGTTACTTTTTGCTTAACGATGATATGGCATTAAAGAACCTCGATTTTACCCACCATGTTTGTTACCAAGGTCTGTTTGATTTAGATAAAGCCATTGAAACCGGTACGCCTGCAGGCCTGCAGGTATTTGGTGATTGGAAAACGATTTATCCGGGTTTAAGTCAATTACCGGAAGAAGCGAAAAGAAGTTGGTTTGAATTTGATCATTACTATTCAGACCACGCCTTTCCTGAGGTACTGGCATTATTGTTTGAACACAAGCCAAAACACATTTTAGATGTGGGTGGCAATACCGGTAAATGGTCATTAGCGTGTACCAAGCATGATGAAAACGTCAACGTGACTATTATGGATTTACCGGGACAGCTTAATGTGGCGTTGGCAAATGCGAAAGCGGCGGGTGTTGGCGATCGTGTTCACGGCCATGAAACCGATTTACTTGATGAAAGCCGTACCTTTTTTGCTGGTGCCGATACCATCTGGATGAGTCAGTTTTTAGATTGCTTTAGTAAAAGTGAAATTTTAAGCATTCTAAAGCGAGCTGCAGATGTCATGACTGCCGATAGCCGTTTATATATTTTAGAAACGTTCTGGGATAGACAGCCCTACGAAGCGGGTGCTTATTGTGTCAATGCCACGTCTATCTACTTTACTGCTATGGCCAATGGTAATAGTCGTATGTATCACTCTAAAGATATGATGCGTTTGATCCAAGAAGCGGGTTTGTATGTCGACCAAGATACCGATGATTTGGGTCTCGGCCATACGCTTCTCGCTTGTAAGAAAAAATAATCGAGAATATTAAAAGTAATATTTTGTAAGCGAAAGTAAGCGTTGTTATTGTTGCATTTACAATCAAATAACCATTGTCAGCTTATAGAGTAGAATAAGCCATATAGTGTAACTTGTTGATAGTTATTATATTTTTAATTTAGCTGTTGATTTTTTGTTAACGATTAATTATTATGGCGGCATATTTATTGCTGCCATTTTAGTTTAGGAGAAACCGTTGAAGTTACATCTAGAAAGTATTAGCGCTTGGTCAACTTCCGGTGCTGAAAAAACTAATAAACCCGACGGCATGCAACAAAAATCATCAGTTTGGCCAACGTTAGCGTTTGTGCCAGCAATGCAACGTCGTCGCTTAAGCCCTTTCGCTAAGATTGCGCTGTATACGGCTGAAAATGCACTCGCTGCGCTGTCCGAAACATCAGAATCTAAAACACCAGAACAGTCTGCACAAATTGATATTGTATTCTCGAGTCGTCATGGTGATTTACATAAAACATCAGTATTACTGACTGATCTTGCCGCAGAGCAAGACATTTCACCCACCGCATTTAGTACTTCTGTCCATAATGCGGTGCCGGGTTTATACAGTATTATCAAGCACAACAAACAAGCAATTAACGCCATATCTGCGGGTAAAGATAGCTTCTTTTATGCGTTTGTTGATGCCTATGCGCGGTTAAAATCGGGTCGTGCGAATAAGCTACTTATCGTGCATGTCGACCGTGAACTGCCAGCATTGTATTCCCAGTTTCAAGATGAACAACAAGTGGATCACGCGGTTGCTATGGTGGTGACGCTAATACCTACGCCAGCAACAATTGCCAATATCGACATTAATTTTAGCGCCTTCTCGGGCGCTGAAAAAGGCGCTGAAAACGGCGGTAAGCAAGGCGATCAACAAGATACGGCTGAATTGAACTTGCCCGCAGCCTTGTGTTTTATGAACTGGTTTGATACCAACTTAGGTTTAACACCAAAAATAGTACCAAAATCAACGTTACAATATACGTCTGATCGCCATATTTGGACTTGTGATTTAATTTCCGGAACGATGGATGTTTAAGGCGCTTAACTATGTTTATAAAGCGCTTAATTATCTTTGGCGTTTATTTGCTACGGCTACGTGCTTTAGCTTATTTGGTGTGGGTGGGTTGATACTGACGATGTTGGTATTTCCGCTTCAGAAATTGTGTATCCGCGGTGAGCAAGCGCAAAAACGTGCAGCACGTACAACCGTACATTATAGTTTCCGGTTTTTTATTGCCATGATGGCGTTTACGCGGATCTTCGCATTTGATCTGCGTGATAGAGCAAAGTTGGCTCAGTTGCAAGGTCAATTAGTGCTTGCTAATCACCCCTCGTTGATTGATGTGGTGGTGTTGCTTTCTATTATTCCCAATGCTGATTGCGTGGTTAAAGCACATTTATTTAGTAATCCCTTTATTCGTGGGGTGATAAAAAATACCGGTTATATCAGTAACGCTGACCCCGAAGCACTGCTCGATGCGTGTAAATCATCATTAGAGCAGGGTAACAATCTGATTATTTTCCCTGAAGGCACACGTACCGTACCAGGAAAAGAAGTAGTTTTTCAACGTGGCGCAGCCAATATAGCCTTACGTTGTCAGGCTTCAATTACCACTGTATTAATTAATGTCATGCCAAGTACATTAACAAAAGCAGAATCTTGGTATCAAATTCCAAGCGAAAAAGCTAAATTTATGCTGCGGTTAACACGCAATGTGCCGTCAATTTCAACTGCAGCAGGAACATCCATGAGTAAACAAGTTCGTCATTATTGCCGTGAACTTGAACGTTATTTTAAACAGGAACTACAGCTTAATGACTGAATTAAAAACTGAGCTAAAGCAGCTTATTATTGCGGAACTAGACCTTGAAGATATTGAAGTTGAAGATATTAACGATGCGGATGCATTGTTTGTTGAAGGCTTAGGTTTAGATAGCATCGATGCACTGGAATTAGGTCTGATCCTAAAGAAACATTACAACATCAAAATCGATGCAAACTCGGAAGAGATTAAACACCATTTTTCATCGATTAATGCATTAAGTGCATTCATTACTCAGACTCGCGCTGTGGCTTAATTAAGGATTTCCCATGCAATCAAGAGAACAGATCTACCAAACACTAGCCGATATCTTAATTGAAGAATTTGAGATTGAAGCCGATGATATTAGCCTCGAAGCTAATTTATATACTGACTTAGATTTAGACAGTATTGATGCCATTGATTTAGTGATTAAATTACGCGACATAACTAACGAAAAAATTGAACCTGAAGTGTTTAAATTAGTACGTACAGTCGAAGACGTTGTTAACGAAATCGAAAAACTAACGTTAGCGAAATAATCGCTGTCTGCTTAGTTCATCGTGCTATGACATGTGAAGACGCTATGTTGAAGACTTTATGTTGAAAAACTTATGTTGAAAAAAACGCTGACTGTGCTGTTGGGATTATGCTTATTGCTCTATCCCTTTGCTGTCTATTTAGGACTAAATTATGTTAGTCCTTTTTGGCTTGCCCTGGGTTTGTTAGCCTTGTTATTGTCGCGTTTAGTGATGTTACGTGGTGTCTTAAACAAAATGCCGTGGTTATTACCTGCAACCACACTGGGCGGCTTAGCGATAGTTACCTCGTTATTCACGGATTCTGATATTGGTTTTAAACTATATCCGCTGATGGTCAACTTTGCCATGCTGGCGGTATTTGCCTATTCATACTTTAAACCGCCCACTGTTATTGAAACGTTTGCGCGATTACAAGATCCGAACTTACCTGAACATGCGGTGGGTTACACACGTAAAGTTACCTTGGTGTGGTGTGGTTTCTTCATTATTAACGCCAGTATTTCATTGTACACGGCGTTATATTGCTCATTTAAAGTGTGGACTATTTATAACGGTTTCATTGCCTATATTCTGATTGGCAGTCTATGTGCGGTTGAATTTGTTGTGCGCCTATTTGTGCAGCGTCAACACGCTAAAAATAATGCCGATAACAGTGACAACCCAAGCATTGAAACTGCGAACAAGGAAGCTTAAGTAATGACTGGTCTGTCGCTATGTCAGCGTGATATTTGCTTTTATCTTAACAAGCAAGCCTATAGTTTTGAGCAGTTTAATGCGGATATTAGCCAAACTAGACAGGTGATCCGCCAAACGCATGCCGACAGTGTGCTACTGTTTCACCAATCTAGCTATCAGTTTAGTGTTGGCTTTTTTGCCCTCGCACTAGAAAGTCGTCACATTGTTATGCCACCGAATGCACAGCCGCAAACGCTCATGCATATCGCGTCGCAATGTCAGGCTACGTTAGGTGATATTAATGTTGGAGGTCTCGATGCGATCAACACGCCATTAATCGATGTGCCTTTAATTAATACGACTTTAATCAACGAGAGTAGTATCGCTGGACATAATGTGATTGCTACTCAGATCCAGCCATTACAAAATAGAGCTGATCTGTTTACACCATTAGACTGTCAAATTACCTTTTACACTTCAGGTTCAACCGGACAACATAAACCGATTGTGAAGCGGTTTAGTCAGCTTAACTGCGAAGTTGATGTATTAATCAATACTTTTACTGCGCGGTTAGATGCCTCACAGTTGTTATTAAGCACTGTTTCTCATCAGCATATCTATGGGCTGTTATTTAAACTCTTGTTACCGTTAAAATCTGGCTTGGCCATTGTCAATGATACCTTTGAATACCCAGAACATATTAGTCAATATTTAAGTAAAGAGTTTAGTAAAGAGTTAACTGAAGAGTTAACTGAAGCGTTAGGTCATGAGTTAACGGATGATAACCGCCAAACTGCATTATTGATCTCAAGCCCTGCGCATCTAAAACGGCTGAGTTTAGACAATGTATTGATGGTTAACAAAGCCCAATTACAAGCTGTGTTTAGTTCGGGCGGCCCGTTACCGTTTGAAATTGCGAAAACGTTATTTAAGCAATTATCGCAAGCACCTATTGAAGTGTTTGGCAGTACCGAAACTGGCGGTATCGCTTGGCGACAGTGTCAAGGTAGCACCCCTAGTGCGTGGCAGGTTTTCCCTAATATTAGCTATAGCGTGATGGCTGAAACTGCGCAACTAGTGTTAACATCACCCTACATTAATGAAGCGAATTACGTGACTGAAGATCGCGTTCAGCGCATTGATAAGCAGCACTTTGCAATGTTAGGCCGCGCCGATCGCACGATTAAACACGAAGAAAAACGTATTAACCTTGACCATATGGAACGCTGTTTACAGCAACATGTACTGGTTAATGAAGTGCGTGTGCTCGTACTCGATGGCGTCAAAAAGCAAGTGTTAGCAACCGTGATTGAATTGACCGAAGCAGGGCAGGTATTACTGAACGAACAGAGTAAAAAGTCACTGAATGATAGCTTTAAACAGCATTTACTCGGTGAATTTGAACGTATCTGTTTACCTAAGAAATGGCGCTACCCAGCGCAAATGCCATTTAATTCTCAAGGTAAATTAGTGATTAAAGAATTGGAGAAATTGTTTGACTGAATTAGTAAAAGTGGATGCAAGGATCCTGAATAAAGTGCTAAGCGATAAAAGTGCTGTATTAACCTTGCATATCCCAGCAGACCTAGATTACTTTAAAGGTCATTTCGATCAAGCACCAATTTTAGCGGGTGTGGTGCAATTGCATTGGGCGGTAGAGTATGCCAGACAATATTTGAACATGGGCGTGGCTGATGTAATGGACATTAAAGTGCTTAAGTTCCAAGAAATGATCTTACCGGGTCAAGATGTGGTGCTGACGTTAACTAAAAAATCAACCGAGAAAGTGCTATTCAGTTATCAATCCAGTGTTCAATCAAGAATGGCAAACGGTGATATTAAATCCTATTCTTCTGGTCGACTTATTTTTGCTGAAACAGCCGTTCATCCTGTTTTAGAAGAAATAACGCTAACTATTTCAGAAGACAATAAAGCAGGTGAAGTGTGAGTTATTGCATTGTTATTCCTAACTATA comes from the Moritella yayanosii genome and includes:
- a CDS encoding class I SAM-dependent methyltransferase produces the protein MAFYDKPAEISAFNAKFEAQKIAFAPVAFQVARCLLKFDILKAVDDAGKQGISLSALTDKLDTSEYGISVLLDMGLSMGLVWQQDDNFILDKVGYFLLNDDMALKNLDFTHHVCYQGLFDLDKAIETGTPAGLQVFGDWKTIYPGLSQLPEEAKRSWFEFDHYYSDHAFPEVLALLFEHKPKHILDVGGNTGKWSLACTKHDENVNVTIMDLPGQLNVALANAKAAGVGDRVHGHETDLLDESRTFFAGADTIWMSQFLDCFSKSEILSILKRAADVMTADSRLYILETFWDRQPYEAGAYCVNATSIYFTAMANGNSRMYHSKDMMRLIQEAGLYVDQDTDDLGLGHTLLACKKK
- a CDS encoding lysophospholipid acyltransferase family protein, yielding MFKALNYVYKALNYLWRLFATATCFSLFGVGGLILTMLVFPLQKLCIRGEQAQKRAARTTVHYSFRFFIAMMAFTRIFAFDLRDRAKLAQLQGQLVLANHPSLIDVVVLLSIIPNADCVVKAHLFSNPFIRGVIKNTGYISNADPEALLDACKSSLEQGNNLIIFPEGTRTVPGKEVVFQRGAANIALRCQASITTVLINVMPSTLTKAESWYQIPSEKAKFMLRLTRNVPSISTAAGTSMSKQVRHYCRELERYFKQELQLND
- a CDS encoding COG4648 family protein, which translates into the protein MLKKTLTVLLGLCLLLYPFAVYLGLNYVSPFWLALGLLALLLSRLVMLRGVLNKMPWLLPATTLGGLAIVTSLFTDSDIGFKLYPLMVNFAMLAVFAYSYFKPPTVIETFARLQDPNLPEHAVGYTRKVTLVWCGFFIINASISLYTALYCSFKVWTIYNGFIAYILIGSLCAVEFVVRLFVQRQHAKNNADNSDNPSIETANKEA
- a CDS encoding beta-ketoacyl synthase chain length factor; this translates as MKLHLESISAWSTSGAEKTNKPDGMQQKSSVWPTLAFVPAMQRRRLSPFAKIALYTAENALAALSETSESKTPEQSAQIDIVFSSRHGDLHKTSVLLTDLAAEQDISPTAFSTSVHNAVPGLYSIIKHNKQAINAISAGKDSFFYAFVDAYARLKSGRANKLLIVHVDRELPALYSQFQDEQQVDHAVAMVVTLIPTPATIANIDINFSAFSGAEKGAENGGKQGDQQDTAELNLPAALCFMNWFDTNLGLTPKIVPKSTLQYTSDRHIWTCDLISGTMDV
- a CDS encoding AMP-binding protein; its protein translation is MTGLSLCQRDICFYLNKQAYSFEQFNADISQTRQVIRQTHADSVLLFHQSSYQFSVGFFALALESRHIVMPPNAQPQTLMHIASQCQATLGDINVGGLDAINTPLIDVPLINTTLINESSIAGHNVIATQIQPLQNRADLFTPLDCQITFYTSGSTGQHKPIVKRFSQLNCEVDVLINTFTARLDASQLLLSTVSHQHIYGLLFKLLLPLKSGLAIVNDTFEYPEHISQYLSKEFSKELTEELTEALGHELTDDNRQTALLISSPAHLKRLSLDNVLMVNKAQLQAVFSSGGPLPFEIAKTLFKQLSQAPIEVFGSTETGGIAWRQCQGSTPSAWQVFPNISYSVMAETAQLVLTSPYINEANYVTEDRVQRIDKQHFAMLGRADRTIKHEEKRINLDHMERCLQQHVLVNEVRVLVLDGVKKQVLATVIELTEAGQVLLNEQSKKSLNDSFKQHLLGEFERICLPKKWRYPAQMPFNSQGKLVIKELEKLFD
- a CDS encoding ApeI family dehydratase, with protein sequence MTELVKVDARILNKVLSDKSAVLTLHIPADLDYFKGHFDQAPILAGVVQLHWAVEYARQYLNMGVADVMDIKVLKFQEMILPGQDVVLTLTKKSTEKVLFSYQSSVQSRMANGDIKSYSSGRLIFAETAVHPVLEEITLTISEDNKAGEV
- a CDS encoding acyl carrier protein encodes the protein MQSREQIYQTLADILIEEFEIEADDISLEANLYTDLDLDSIDAIDLVIKLRDITNEKIEPEVFKLVRTVEDVVNEIEKLTLAK
- a CDS encoding phosphopantetheine-binding protein, with the translated sequence MTELKTELKQLIIAELDLEDIEVEDINDADALFVEGLGLDSIDALELGLILKKHYNIKIDANSEEIKHHFSSINALSAFITQTRAVA